The sequence CAATAATAGGAACTACTCTTTGTGAAAGTATAAAGAAAAAATATCCAGATGCTAGAGTTGATTATTTGGTATATGAAAATTTAACAGAGATATTCTACAATCACAGAGCTATAGATAATGTTTTAACATTGGATAGAAAAGCTGGATTAAAAGGTTGGCTTAAAACTTTGGGTGAGATAAGAAAAAATAAGTATGATGTAATAATTGACTGTAGAACAATAGTTATTACAGCTTTACTTTCTTTTTTCTCTGGAGCAAAGCTTAGAATAGGAAAATATCATAAGTATAGATTTTTCTTATATCATCATGCTATAAAAGGGTTTACAAAGAAGATGAACCAGATAAAAAAATATCATCAACTTCTAAAACCATTAGGGATAGAAGAGGTAAGTACAGGGTATGCTATCTGCTTAAAAGATGAGGAGAAGAATGAGTGGAAAAAAATAATGGAAGCTCAAGGAATAGATATGTCTAAGCTTATCATTCCTATGGCTGTAAATGCTAGACAAAGTAATAAAAAATATCCAGAGGAGTATATGTTACAAATAACAAAAACTCTTATAGATAAATATGATGCTCAAATTATACTATTCTACTCTCCATCAGAGGAAACTTATGCTAAAGAGTTTTATAACAAGTTAGATTGTAATAAAAATATATTTATCAATCTAAAGACTAAAAATGTAAGAGAGTTGGCTTGTATATTCAGTAATTGTGATCTATTTGTAGGAAATGAGGGAGGAACTAGACATGTAGCTGAGGCAGTAGGACTTGCTAATTTATGTATAGTAGCTCCTCAAACTTGTAAAGAGGAATGGTTAAGTAATGAGAATGATAAAAATCAATGTATTACTGTAAAAGATGTAAATGGTTGTGATTATAAGGATATCAAGCCAGAATATGTCCTTAAAAGAATAGACAAACAATTAAAATTATTTAATAATTTTGATAAAATTTGATATAATTTAAAGAAATGATGATTATTGTTTAGTAATTACAAGGAGTGACTTCTGTTTTTTTACAGGAATCAATCCTTGTTATTTTTATTATTAGAGTAATCTATATATCTCTCTAAATTAACTTTTTTTATTTTTAACGAATGAGATAATATTCCAAATTTATCAATACTGCCTTTTAGTTTTAAGGTATTAGTATTTAAAGTAGTTATGGAACCATAATAGAATTTTCCATTCCAAGAATCGTATATCCAACCTTTGACTAGCT comes from Fusobacterium necrogenes and encodes:
- a CDS encoding glycosyltransferase family 9 protein, producing the protein MKKILVIRYKKSVGDTIIGTTLCESIKKKYPDARVDYLVYENLTEIFYNHRAIDNVLTLDRKAGLKGWLKTLGEIRKNKYDVIIDCRTIVITALLSFFSGAKLRIGKYHKYRFFLYHHAIKGFTKKMNQIKKYHQLLKPLGIEEVSTGYAICLKDEEKNEWKKIMEAQGIDMSKLIIPMAVNARQSNKKYPEEYMLQITKTLIDKYDAQIILFYSPSEETYAKEFYNKLDCNKNIFINLKTKNVRELACIFSNCDLFVGNEGGTRHVAEAVGLANLCIVAPQTCKEEWLSNENDKNQCITVKDVNGCDYKDIKPEYVLKRIDKQLKLFNNFDKI